A window of Acropora muricata isolate sample 2 chromosome 3, ASM3666990v1, whole genome shotgun sequence contains these coding sequences:
- the LOC136912192 gene encoding protein spire homolog 1-like gives MFRQKDDMLLSDVLKCFRAPLSEEQALAVCYQSAKELIAIRRESFGALRRQKIDIELRTIELRKDGSVFFTSINESKSVQRESTVLFDLGSVVYECLDFGMEPLVERQLEEGLERLILDMTNCEQGDEGICLPENFSFDSASPESPRDCVSSKREQKIPDKDHESIRADITLEAVLNRCASHLPKEIDKDPDEHFRAVCRALVSEAIDLSAFLQQLCNGQAMVAQTWGRGVGPTNWTLLQSLQAAEWAQLWLQVMRELRQGVSLRHVDQTKLPPATYELSPYEIILKDIRSKRYTLNHVNITAQVKKDAHDVILEFIRSRPPLTKASLRKVKQFPKVIPSPHDSLLSEIRSPPKLKPTPRPVLKSVREIYFEEKTGTSLSDANFTPSKRKCLKPEIKLTELINRWDSSSTVEIDSSPNISRSETPHVASSDEDENNNISESKEKSEDVRRSSNSSDSSYFSLGELTCIKNRNFNWIDTTDCNDDHPVFPPSLSESLRTITITSKIYMTLKEVKHIRRTLALLDLEALDPEERLYKELTNGRLCFCCRARKFSLFGKWSRVCEICECKICCSCLHEVDSSSSYIFQEEIHGNRRDSGIDDMSWPFIGFLNLGGESDLGKMHRICLACKRFIVMHC, from the coding sequence ATGTTTCGTCAAAAAGACGATATGTTGCTCTCTGATGTTCTTAAATGCTTCAGAGCACCTTTGAGCGAAGAACAAGCGCTGGCCGTGTGTTACCAAAGTGCAAAGGAATTGATTGCAATTCGTAGAGAAAGCTTCGGGGCTTTAAGAAGGCAAAAAATTGACATTGAATTGAGAACAATCGAGCTTCGCAAAGATGGCAGCGTTTTCTTCACGAGCATAAACGAATCTAAATCAGTGCAAAGAGAGTCTACTGTGCTTTTCGATTTGGGGAGCGTAGTTTATGAGTGCTTGGATTTCGGCATGGAGCCGCTTGTGGAAAGACAACTCGAAGAAGGATTAGAGAGGCTAATTTTGGACATGACAAATTGCGAGCAAGGAGATGAAGGAATATGTCTGCCAGAGAATTTCAGCTTCGACTCTGCTTCGCCCGAAAGCCCTCGCGATTGTGTTTCATCAAAACGGGAGCAAAAGATCCCTGACAAAGACCACGAAAGTATAAGAGCAGACATCACGTTAGAAGCTGTTCTTAATCGCTGTGCCAGCCACCTGCCCAAGGAGATTGATAAAGATCCAGATGAGCATTTCCGCGCAGTTTGCAGAGCTCTTGTTAGCGAGGCCATCGATCTTTCAGCATTCTTACAACAGCTTTGTAATGGCCAAGCCATGGTTGCTCAAACATGGGGTCGGGGAGTCGGGCCGACGAACTGGACGCTTTTGCAGAGTTTACAAGCGGCAGAATGGGCTCAGTTATGGCTGCAGGTGATGAGGGAGCTGCGACAGGGAGTAAGCCTTCGACATGTTGATCAAACGAAATTACCACCTGCTACTTACGAACTCTCACCGTACGAGATCATTTTGAAGGATATTCGCTCTAAGCGATACACCCTAAATCATGTTAACATCACAGCTCAAGTGAAAAAGGATGCGCATGATGTTATTTTGGAATTCATTCGCTCCCGACCCCCGCTAACAAAGGCGAGCCTTCGTAAAGTGAAGCAATTCCCGAAAGTAATACCGAGTCCACACGACTCATTATTGAGTGAGATCCGATCACCACCGAAGCTGAAACCGACGCCACGGCCAGTCTTGAAAAGTGTTAGAGAGATTTACTTTGAAGAGAAAACTGGCACTTCTCTCAGCGACGCAAACTTCACGCCTTCAAAACGCAAGTGTCTCAAACCAGAGATCAAATTAACGGAGCTAATTAATCGATGGGATTCTTCCTCTACCGTGGAAATCGATAGTTCTCCAAACATCAGCCGATCGGAAACCCCGCACGTTGCGAGCTCAGACGAGGACGAGAACAACAACATTAGTGAGTCCAAAGAGAAGTCAGAAGACGTCAGAAGGTCAAGCAATTCAAGTGACTCTAGCTACTTTTCGCTTGGCGAATTGACATGCATCAAAAACAGAAATTTCAACTGGATTGACACCACCGATTGCAATGACGACCACCCAGTGTTTCCGCCATCGCTCTCTGAAAGCCTTCGTACTATCACCATAACCTCTAAAATCTACATGACCTTGAAAGAAGTCAAACACATTCGCCGCACGCTAGCCTTGTTGGATTTGGAGGCCTTGGACCCAGAGGAAAGGCTCTACAAAGAACTGACCAATGGGCGGCTTTGCTTTTGTTGTCGCGCCAGAAAATTTTCCTTATTTGGAAAATGGTCGCGCGTGTGTGAAATCTGCGAGTGCAAGATCTGTTGTTCGTGCTTACATGAAGTAGACAGTTCTTCTAGTTATATTTTCCAAGAGGAAATCCACGGAAATAGGAGAGATTCTGGTATCGATGACATGTCATGGCCGTTTATAGGATTCTTAAATCTCGGAGGCGAATCTGATCTCGGCAAAATGCACAGAATTTGTCTGGCGTGCAAAAGATTTATTGTTATGCATTGTTGA
- the LOC136912233 gene encoding ras-related protein Rab-23-like, translating into MREEDVEVAIKVVVVGNGAVGKSSMIQRYCKGIFTKDYKKTIGVDFLERQISVRNEDVRLMLWDTAGQEEFDAITKAYYRGAQACAIVFSTVDRDSFEAVEKWRSKVEEECGGIPMVLVQNKIDLIDQAVVQVEEAESLAKKLRLKFYRTSVKEDLNVNDVFMYLSERYLEILQNVEVEEPKTQHQKNVAGMFNTASPVNNEQPSNNNARATQQIETGDIITLKPNKQRTKGKKKLTCMLL; encoded by the exons ATGAGAGAGGAAGACGTGGAAGTTGCGATAAAAGTAGTTGTGGTAGGAAATGGAGCAGTGGGAAAGAGTAGTATGATTCAGAGATATTGCAAAGGCATTTTTACCAAAGACTACAAGAAAACGATAGGAGTGGACTTCTTAGAGCGGCAAATAAG TGTTCGTAACGAAGACGTTCGCCTCATGTTGTGGGATACTGCGGGACAAGAAGAATTCGACGCCATAACAAAAGCTTACTATAGAG GGGCACAAGCGTGTGCAATAGTATTTTCAACAGTAGACAGAGATTCCTTTGAAGCCGTAGAAAAATGGCGATCAAAA GTTGAGGAGGAATGTGGCGGTATACCTATGGTGTTAGTTCAAAACAAAATAGATTTGATTGATCAAGCTGTTGTTCAAGT TGAAGAAGCAGAGTCCCTAGCTAAAAAATTGAGGTTAAAATTTTATCGGACATCAGTGAAAGAGGATCTCAATGTAAATGATG TGTTCATGTATCTCTCTGAGAGATACTTAGAGATTTTACAAAATGTTGAAGTTGAGGAACCTAAAACACAACATCAAAAGAATG TTGCTGGGATGTTCAACACAGCGTCACCTGTTAACAACGAGCAGCCTTCAAACAACAATGCCCGTGCTACACAGCAAATAGAAACTGGAGACATTATTACCTTAAAACCAAACAAGCAACGGacaaagggaaagaaaaagttgacaTGCATGTTGCTGTAA
- the LOC136912239 gene encoding small ribosomal subunit protein eS7-like has product MLTTKIVKPQDAGEPDEFEKTISQALLELEVNSSDLKVSLRELYLTGAKEVDVAGKKAIVLFVPVPQLRAYQKIQTRLVRELEKKFSGKHVVIVARRRIIPKPSRHTRNDKQKRPRSRTLTSVHDAILEDLVFPSEIVGKRIRIKLDGSKLIKVHLDKQQQTNVDHKLETFSTVYKKLTGKDVVFEFPSYD; this is encoded by the exons ATGCTTACAACCAAAATCGTGAAACCCCAAGATGCGGGTGAACCCGATGAATTCGAAAAGACTATCTCTCAG gcTCTTTTAGAGCTTGAAGTGAACTCCTCTGATCTGAAAGTAAGTCTCAGAGAACTGTATCTAACTGGAGCAAAG GAGGTTGATGTGGCAGGGAAGAAAGCTATTGTCTTGTTTGTACCAGTGCCACAACTAAGAGCGTATCAGAAGATCCAG ACCCGTCTTGTACGTGAActagaaaagaaattcagtgGAAAGCATGTAGTTATTGTTGCTCGG CGGAGAATTATTCCAAAACCATCCAGACATACAAGAAATGACAAGCAGAAAAGACCTAGAAG TCGAACTCTGACGTCGGTGCACGATGCAATCCTTGAAGATTTGGTTTTCCCCAGTGAAATTGTGGGAAAGAGAATACGTATCAAGTTGGATGGCTCAAAGCTAATCAAAGT tcaTCTTGACAAGCAGCAACAGACAAATGTGGACCACAAG ctgGAAACATTCTCTACTGTGTACAAGAAGCTCACTGGTAAAGATGTTGTGTTCGAATTCCCAAGTTATGACTAG